The Impatiens glandulifera chromosome 8, dImpGla2.1, whole genome shotgun sequence genome includes a window with the following:
- the LOC124913359 gene encoding uncharacterized mitochondrial protein AtMg00240-like yields MGELGFFLGLQVCQLEGDTFINQAKYTKELLKKFSMENYYVASTPMSTSVKLDKDEVGQIVDITAYRGKIGSLLYLIENRPHILFTVRVCERFQTNPKQSHYVAAKRILKYLKGTQNVGLWYPNDSSFNLISYANANYASCKVDRKRTSGTCQFLGDTLV; encoded by the coding sequence atgggggaGCTGGGTTTCTTCTTAGGCCTTCAAGTTTGTCAACTTGAAGGAGACACATTCATCAACCAGGCAAAGTACACAAAGGAGCTGCTCAAAAAGTTTAGCATGGAAAACTACTATGTTGCTTCAACTCCAATGAGTACATCAGTCAAGCTTGACAAGGATGAAGTTGGTCAAATCGTTGATATAACTGCCTATCGTGGGAAAATTGGATCTCTACTCTACCTAATAGAAAACAGGCCACACATCTTATTCACTGTTAGAGTTTGTGAAAGATTCCAgactaatcctaaacaatctcattatgtagctgctaaaagaatcttaaagTATCTTAAGggcactcaaaatgtgggactgtggtatccaaatgaTTCCAgttttaatttgattagttaTGCTAATGCAAATTATGCAAGTTGCAAAGTGGACAGAAAACgtacaagtggaacttgtcaaTTCCTTGGTGATACACTTGTTTAA
- the LOC124913361 gene encoding uncharacterized mitochondrial protein AtMg00240-like encodes MGELGFFLGLQVCQLEGDTFINQAKYTKELLKKFSMENYYVASTPMSTSVKLDKDEVGQIVDITAYRGKIGSLLYLIENRPHILFTVRVCERFQTNPKQSHYVAAKRILKYLKGTQNVGLWYPNDSSFNLISYANANYASCKVDRKRTSGTCQFLGDTLV; translated from the coding sequence atgggggaGCTGGGTTTCTTCTTAGGCCTTCAAGTTTGTCAACTTGAAGGAGACACATTCATCAACCAGGCAAAGTACACAAAGGAGCTGCTCAAAAAGTTTAGCATGGAAAACTACTATGTTGCTTCAACTCCAATGAGTACATCAGTCAAGCTTGACAAGGATGAAGTTGGTCAAATCGTTGATATAACTGCCTATCGTGGGAAAATTGGATCTCTACTCTACCTAATAGAAAACAGGCCACACATCTTATTCACTGTTAGAGTTTGTGAAAGATTCCAaactaatcctaaacaatctcattatgtagctgctaaaagaatcttaaagTATCTTAAGggcactcaaaatgtgggactgtggtatccaaatgaTTCCAgttttaatttgattagttaTGCTAATGCAAATTATGCAAGTTGCAAAGTGGACAGAAAACgtacaagtggaacttgtcaaTTCCTTGGTGATACACTTGTTTAA
- the LOC124913362 gene encoding uncharacterized mitochondrial protein AtMg00240-like encodes MGELGFFLGLQVCQFEGDTFINQAKYTKELLKKFSMENYYVASTPMSTTVKLDKDEVGQIVDITAYRGKIGSLLYLIENRPHILFTVRVCERFQTNPKQSHYVAAKRILKYLKGTQNVGLWYPNDSSFNLISYANANYASCKVDRKRTSGTCQFLGDTLV; translated from the coding sequence atgggggaGCTGGGTTTCTTCTTAGGCCTTCAAGTTTGTCAATTTGAAGGAGACACATTCATCAACCAGGCAAAGTACACAAAGGAGCTGCTCAAAAAGTTTAGCATGGAAAACTACTATGTTGCTTCAACTCCAATGAGTACAACAGTCAAGCTTGACAAGGATGAAGTTGGTCAAATCGTTGATATAACTGCCTATCGTGGGAAAATTGGATCTCTACTCTACCTAATAGAAAACAGGCCACACATCTTATTCACTGTTAGAGTTTGTGAAAGATTCCAgactaatcctaaacaatctcattatgtagctgctaaaagaatcttaaagTATCTTAAGggcactcaaaatgtgggactgtggtatccaaatgaTTCCAgttttaatttgattagttaTGCTAATGCAAATTATGCAAGTTGCAAAGTGGACAGAAAACgtacaagtggaacttgtcaaTTCCTTGGTGATACACTTGTTTAA
- the LOC124913363 gene encoding uncharacterized mitochondrial protein AtMg00240-like, giving the protein MGELGFFLGLQVCQLEGDTFINQAKYTKELLKKFSMENYYVASTPMNTTVKLDKDEVGQIVDITAYRGKIGSLLYLIENRPHILFTVRVCERFQTNPKQSHYVAAKRILKYLKGTQNVGLWYPNDSSFNLISYANANYASCKVDRKRTSGTCQFLGDTLV; this is encoded by the coding sequence atgggggaGCTGGGTTTCTTCTTAGGCCTTCAAGTTTGTCAACTTGAAGGAGACACATTCATCAACCAGGCAAAGTACACAAAGGAGCTGCTCAAAAAGTTTAGCATGGAAAACTACTATGTTGCTTCAACTCCAATGAATACAACAGTCAAGCTTGACAAGGATGAAGTTGGTCAAATCGTTGATATAACTGCCTATCGTGGGAAAATTGGATCTCTACTCTACCTAATAGAAAACAGGCCACACATCTTATTCACTGTTAGAGTTTGTGAAAGATTCCAgactaatcctaaacaatctcattatgtagctgctaaaagaatcttaaagTATCTTAAGggcactcaaaatgtgggactgtggtatccaaatgaTTCCAgttttaatttgattagttaTGCTAATGCAAATTATGCAAGTTGCAAAGTGGACAGAAAACgtacaagtggaacttgtcaaTTCCTTGGTGATACACTTGTTTAA